A genome region from Pygocentrus nattereri isolate fPygNat1 chromosome 10, fPygNat1.pri, whole genome shotgun sequence includes the following:
- the abhd12 gene encoding lysophosphatidylserine lipase ABHD12, whose amino-acid sequence MRKRNQPPGAEQQQQQPGAAAGALLDGKQSSGADGQWDKTMGRRLKRTGLLWRLRRIFLWVLGIYIAIPVIIKLFPSIQAKLVFLNFVRVPYFIDLKRPQDQGLNHTHNFYLQPEEGVNIGVWHTVPAVLWKDAQGKEGEWFEKTLQSTHPVMLYLHGNAGTRGGDHRVQLYKVLSSLGYHVVTFDYRGWGDSEGSPSERGMTLDALFLYQWLKQRIGHKPLYIWGHSLGTGVSTNLVRRLCDRGTPPDALILESPFTNIREEAKSHPFSMVYRYLPGFDWFFLDAITANDIRFASDENVNHISCPVLILHAEDDTVVPFHLGKKLYNIAAQSKSLSGHKVQFIPFPSSLGYRHKFIYRSPQLPHILSDFLGTTHPRV is encoded by the exons ATGAGAAAGCGGAATCAGCCGCCCGGCGcagagcagcagcaacagcagcccGGAGCGGCCGCCGGCGCGCTGCTGGACGGCAAGCAGAGCTCCGGGGCAGACGGACAGTGGGACAAGACCATGGGCAGGAGGCTCAAGAG GACTGGTCTGCTGTGGAGGCTGAGGAGGATCTTCCTCTGGGTTTTGGGAATCTACATCGCTATTCCTGTCATCATCAAGCTCTTCCCCTCCATACAGGCCAAActagtgtttttaaattttg taaggGTGCCGTATTTTATTGATCTGAAGAGGCCGCAGGATCAGGGCttgaaccacacacacaacttctaCCTCCAGCCAGAGGAGGGGGTTAATATCGGAGTGTG gcacaCGGTTCCTGCTGTACTGTGGAAGGATGCGCAGGGTAAAGAGGGGGAGTGGTTTGAGAAAACGCTTCAGTCCACACACCCTGTCATGCTCTATCTCCATGGCAATGCAGGGACCAG GGGAGGAGACCATAGAGTGCAGCTCTATAAG GTCCTTAGTTCATTAGGCTACCATGTAGTCACGTTCGATTACAGAG GTTGGGGAGACTCTGAGGGCAGCCCCTCAGAGAGGGGGATGACGCTGGACGCTCTGTTCCTCTATCAGTGGCTGAAACAGAGAATCGGCCACAAGCCGCTCTACATCTGGGGTCACTCTCTGGGCACTGG AGTGTCCACTAACTTAGTGAGACGTCTGTGCGACAGAG GAACGCCGCCGGATGCTCTAATCCTGGAGTCTCCGTTTACCAACATCAGAGAGGAGGCCAAGAGTCATCCTTTCTCTATG GTTTACAGGTATCTTCCAGGCTTCGACTGGTTCTTTTTGGATGCCATCACAGCAAATGACATCCGCTTCGCCAGTGACGAGaa tgtgaaTCACATCTCCTGTCCAGTCCTAATCCTCCATGCTGAAGACGACACTGTCGTCCCTTTCCACTTGGGCAAAAAG CTCTACAACATAGCAGCTCAATCCAAAAGTCTGAGTGGACACAAGGTCCAGTTCATCCCGTTCCCGAGCTCTCTGGGTTATAGACACAAATTCATCTACCGGAGCCCACAGCTGCCTCATATACTCAG